A genomic region of Desulfonatronovibrio hydrogenovorans DSM 9292 contains the following coding sequences:
- a CDS encoding metallophosphoesterase, translating to MLSLLSKIIGPKAGQNQFRIPDGWRVYAVGDIHGQADLIKSLHRAILKDAHNNSQINKLVVYLGDYLDRGAQVRETIEELVHRPLPGFECRYLMGNHEQLLLDFLDNPLTLEMWISLGGHSTLMSYGVTAAGSGFSLERVTRIRQEFLNLMPGSHLEFIQSLQPFFRFGDYLFVHAGIRPGINLEKQKPEDLYWIRDDFLSSNLDHGFRIIHGHSTSEIIRETRYRIGIDTGACSTGVLTSAVLEKDQVRFIQT from the coding sequence ATGCTTTCATTACTATCAAAAATTATTGGACCTAAAGCCGGCCAAAATCAATTCAGAATTCCAGATGGCTGGCGGGTGTATGCTGTAGGGGACATCCATGGGCAGGCTGATCTTATCAAAAGCTTGCACAGGGCTATTTTAAAGGATGCTCATAATAACTCTCAAATCAATAAGTTGGTGGTGTATCTTGGAGATTACCTTGATCGGGGAGCCCAGGTCAGGGAAACCATTGAAGAACTGGTCCACCGCCCTCTGCCAGGATTTGAATGCAGATACCTGATGGGCAACCACGAGCAGTTACTGCTGGACTTTCTGGATAATCCGCTGACTTTGGAAATGTGGATCAGCCTCGGAGGACATTCAACTCTTATGAGTTACGGAGTAACTGCTGCTGGATCAGGTTTTTCCCTGGAAAGAGTGACCAGAATCCGCCAGGAGTTTCTAAACCTTATGCCCGGCAGTCATCTGGAGTTTATTCAGAGCCTGCAACCTTTTTTCAGGTTTGGAGACTATCTTTTTGTCCATGCCGGAATCCGTCCAGGTATCAATCTTGAAAAACAAAAACCTGAAGACCTTTACTGGATCAGAGATGATTTTCTGTCGTCAAACCTTGATCATGGCTTCAGGATCATTCATGGTCACTCCACATCTGAAATAATTCGAGAAACTAGATATCGTATTGGTATTGATACAGGTGCATGTTCCACCGGTGTCTTGACCTCTGCCGTCCTTGAGAAAGACCAGGTCAGATTCATTCAAACCTGA
- a CDS encoding PEP-CTERM sorting domain-containing protein, with protein sequence MKRIFFISIPILFLALGLSYLFADPYHAKEGNRFQNSQKSDPGEDSSLGKVLRDKLADLKQLASPPARPGNNYSNEIGVDSDPQALAAPAYSGRFQIQDRQTLDSGQERPTPGRDLALGAATNPGFLAGLDPLTQSVSGSQGKSSSGSAGSFGSTPGSKQSNPDPGNMDFDSGDITDLQSLSPDSGFSSDPTSHGPSISTGSSGSSGTTDNNSGSNPGHSGNPNLPGDDFLGDLSDLFPGFDLDDPLPCDFGDCLTPNENEINHATTPEPGTMILLGTGILAFILFGRRFGTYAN encoded by the coding sequence ATGAAACGGATTTTCTTCATCTCCATTCCTATCTTATTTCTGGCCTTGGGGTTGAGCTACCTCTTTGCTGACCCTTATCACGCCAAGGAGGGCAACCGTTTTCAAAATAGCCAAAAAAGCGATCCTGGTGAAGACAGTTCCCTTGGAAAAGTTCTCCGAGACAAGCTGGCTGATCTAAAACAACTGGCCTCACCACCTGCAAGGCCTGGCAACAATTATTCCAATGAAATCGGGGTAGATTCAGACCCTCAAGCCCTGGCTGCACCAGCCTATTCTGGTAGATTCCAGATCCAAGACAGGCAGACATTGGATTCAGGCCAGGAAAGGCCAACCCCAGGCAGGGATTTGGCCTTAGGAGCAGCCACTAACCCAGGATTCTTGGCTGGTTTAGACCCGCTAACCCAATCTGTATCCGGCTCACAAGGAAAATCGTCTAGTGGATCAGCCGGCTCCTTTGGATCAACCCCCGGGTCCAAGCAGAGCAATCCAGACCCCGGGAACATGGACTTTGACTCAGGAGACATCACCGACCTGCAGAGTCTGTCGCCAGACAGCGGATTTTCAAGTGATCCAACAAGCCATGGTCCGTCCATCTCAACCGGATCCAGTGGATCATCCGGAACTACCGACAATAATTCAGGATCCAATCCAGGGCATTCAGGAAACCCAAATCTGCCTGGCGATGACTTTCTTGGCGATCTTTCAGACTTATTTCCGGGATTTGACCTTGATGATCCCCTCCCCTGTGACTTTGGAGACTGTCTAACCCCAAATGAGAATGAAATTAACCATGCCACTACTCCTGAGCCTGGGACCATGATCCTGCTTGGAACCGGGATACTGGCTTTTATACTCTTTGGCAGAAGATTTGGAACTTATGCAAACTAA
- the wecB gene encoding non-hydrolyzing UDP-N-acetylglucosamine 2-epimerase, producing MNPKTIDLIAGARPNFMKIAPIIRAINQNKTYQHRIKYRLIHTGQHYDQNMSGNFFDQLGIPAPDFNLNVGSGTQASQTAGIMMGYEDILMKQKSDLCVVVGDVTSTMACAITAQKMLVPVAHVEGGIRSNDWTMPEEINRMATDAVTNWFFTTSEYADENLRRMGVVRERIFFVGNTMIDTLLQNLDRLQKPDFWDSLGLNPKDYFVLTLHRPANVDQELKLKKLMQTIIDGAKDKKIIFPVHPRTAKILNKLGISSKNLHMVEPMGYLEFNYLVQSCFAVITDSGGITEEATVLDVPCMTLRDSTERPETVTMGTNELVGTDPNNLRPYLEKLFSGKWKTGQIPPLWDGKAAERIVKHICTLL from the coding sequence ATGAATCCCAAGACCATTGACCTCATTGCAGGTGCAAGGCCCAACTTTATGAAGATTGCGCCGATCATCCGGGCAATCAACCAAAACAAGACTTACCAGCACAGAATAAAGTACAGATTGATCCATACAGGACAGCACTATGACCAGAATATGTCTGGTAATTTCTTTGATCAATTGGGAATCCCCGCCCCGGACTTCAACCTGAATGTCGGCTCCGGTACACAGGCCAGCCAGACCGCAGGGATCATGATGGGATACGAAGATATCCTCATGAAGCAAAAAAGTGATTTGTGCGTGGTGGTGGGCGATGTGACCTCCACCATGGCCTGTGCCATCACTGCTCAGAAAATGCTGGTTCCAGTGGCCCACGTTGAAGGCGGAATAAGATCAAATGACTGGACCATGCCCGAAGAGATTAACCGCATGGCTACTGACGCCGTCACCAACTGGTTTTTTACCACCAGTGAGTATGCAGATGAGAATTTAAGGCGAATGGGTGTGGTCAGAGAAAGGATATTTTTTGTTGGCAACACAATGATCGATACCTTGCTCCAGAATCTGGACCGACTGCAGAAGCCAGACTTCTGGGACAGCCTTGGACTTAATCCAAAAGACTATTTTGTCCTGACCCTGCACAGGCCGGCCAATGTGGATCAGGAGCTGAAGCTAAAAAAACTTATGCAGACAATAATAGACGGTGCAAAAGACAAAAAGATCATCTTTCCGGTCCACCCCAGGACAGCCAAGATCCTTAATAAGCTTGGCATCAGCAGCAAAAACCTGCACATGGTCGAGCCCATGGGTTACCTGGAGTTCAATTACCTGGTTCAAAGCTGCTTTGCAGTCATAACTGACTCGGGCGGTATCACTGAAGAAGCAACTGTCCTTGACGTACCCTGCATGACCTTGAGGGACTCCACCGAACGCCCGGAAACTGTAACCATGGGAACTAATGAACTGGTTGGCACTGATCCAAACAATTTAAGGCCATACCTTGAAAAACTCTTTTCCGGAAAATGGAAGACTGGTCAGATACCTCCCCTTTGGGACGGAAAAGCAGCTGAACGGATTGTCAAACACATCTGCACCCTTCTCTAA
- a CDS encoding PilZ domain-containing protein, with protein MGDFQRRQVSITEEAYAGLKALAETNKLEVDDLVDHILKSYIDEKLDFGAADEADKRRYHRKRVIIPALVYEQSSTSGVGRYVSTTVLDISIGGAKLALPMERTSRVEFLKNRNNFEVILYLSDTEELSRFKCELKYIEEREQMVSVGGSFLECDEYSSQQLTNYLRQ; from the coding sequence ATGGGTGATTTCCAGAGGCGACAGGTGAGCATTACAGAGGAGGCTTATGCCGGTCTGAAGGCGCTGGCTGAGACGAATAAACTGGAGGTGGACGATCTGGTGGACCATATACTGAAAAGCTATATTGATGAAAAGCTGGATTTTGGAGCTGCTGACGAAGCTGACAAAAGAAGGTATCATAGGAAGAGAGTAATAATACCTGCTCTGGTCTATGAGCAATCATCCACCAGCGGCGTGGGCAGATATGTATCCACTACAGTTCTTGATATTTCCATTGGCGGAGCAAAGCTGGCTCTTCCCATGGAAAGGACTTCAAGGGTCGAGTTTTTGAAAAACAGAAACAATTTTGAAGTCATCCTTTATCTGTCGGACACTGAAGAGCTTTCCAGGTTCAAGTGCGAGTTGAAGTATATTGAAGAAAGAGAGCAGATGGTCAGCGTTGGAGGATCGTTTCTTGAGTGTGACGAATACAGCAGCCAGCAGCTCACCAATTATCTCAGGCAGTAA
- a CDS encoding GNAT family N-acetyltransferase, with product MVENQSSCSRIKIREMGIDDLAPVFHIGEEVFTAEYSTTLYRTWDEYEITNLFNSESELCLVAEIDEHIVGFALGTTVDKTRSAWKYGYLIWLGVRKNLQHAGVGGRLFKEILRRMRAMGVRMIIVDTAADNKSAISFFQKQGFGDIQKHVFMSLNLSRKARSCKPRPARASKKRGRQG from the coding sequence ATGGTAGAGAATCAATCCAGCTGTTCCAGGATTAAGATCCGGGAAATGGGCATAGATGACCTGGCTCCGGTGTTTCATATCGGGGAAGAGGTCTTTACGGCTGAATATTCAACTACACTGTACCGGACCTGGGATGAATATGAAATCACCAATCTTTTCAATTCAGAAAGCGAACTCTGTCTGGTGGCCGAGATAGACGAGCATATTGTGGGCTTTGCCCTGGGAACTACTGTGGATAAGACACGGTCAGCCTGGAAGTATGGCTATCTGATTTGGCTGGGTGTGCGCAAGAATCTGCAGCATGCCGGAGTCGGAGGAAGGCTTTTCAAAGAGATTCTCCGGCGGATGCGAGCCATGGGTGTCCGTATGATCATCGTTGACACAGCTGCAGACAACAAGTCAGCCATAAGTTTTTTCCAGAAACAGGGCTTTGGTGATATTCAGAAGCATGTGTTTATGAGTCTAAATTTGAGCCGTAAAGCCAGATCCTGCAAGCCACGGCCTGCAAGGGCCAGCAAAAAACGAGGAAGGCAGGGGTGA
- a CDS encoding M20 family metallopeptidase yields MIRNKGRLDRVLREIDPVRLKRVLTEMIGIYSPSGKERDLQLYLEDLLQKSGFDVQKEEVEDDRFNLHLVIGSGRPDLYFIGHVDTVAYWDFDEQTPEEQGGVIRGLGAADMKGGCAAMVETCIALGRALKPEEMPCVGMCFVVGEEEIGDGSQAFLEKRRPEWVVIPEPTSLAACYSHYGYLEAVMETTGKKSHSSLPEFGHNAVESMLKVLLHLGRQEVFLQGKSDLVYSIREMTSSQAGFVVPDRCETWIDIHLPPEVDPKTIKTIIRKYAAEAHEFITDLSMEISFDTAYQGYDLGADNHLSGLLKPIYEELGVPYFVDVFRSHSDGNLFHQAGVKPVILGPGSLETAHTPDEHTSLAEVVGASRIFAALCLALDRNTIITPSID; encoded by the coding sequence GTGATTCGCAATAAGGGGAGGCTGGACAGGGTCTTGCGGGAAATTGACCCAGTCAGGCTGAAAAGAGTTCTGACTGAGATGATTGGCATCTACTCTCCGTCGGGCAAGGAACGTGATCTCCAGCTATACTTGGAAGACCTGCTGCAAAAGTCGGGTTTTGATGTTCAAAAAGAAGAGGTAGAAGATGACAGGTTTAATCTGCATCTTGTTATCGGTTCAGGAAGACCTGATCTCTATTTCATCGGTCATGTGGATACGGTAGCCTACTGGGACTTTGATGAACAGACACCTGAAGAGCAGGGCGGTGTTATTAGGGGGTTGGGCGCAGCAGATATGAAGGGCGGATGTGCTGCTATGGTGGAAACCTGCATTGCTCTTGGCAGGGCCTTGAAGCCTGAGGAGATGCCTTGTGTGGGGATGTGTTTTGTTGTGGGTGAGGAGGAGATCGGCGACGGCAGTCAGGCTTTTCTTGAAAAACGCAGGCCAGAGTGGGTGGTAATTCCAGAACCGACCAGCCTGGCAGCTTGTTATTCCCATTATGGCTACCTGGAAGCTGTAATGGAAACAACCGGTAAAAAAAGTCATTCATCCCTGCCGGAGTTTGGTCATAACGCTGTGGAGTCCATGCTAAAAGTACTTCTGCACCTGGGCAGGCAGGAAGTTTTTCTTCAGGGAAAATCAGATCTGGTCTATTCCATCAGGGAGATGACTTCTTCTCAAGCTGGCTTTGTAGTGCCGGACAGGTGCGAGACATGGATAGACATTCATCTCCCCCCGGAAGTGGATCCTAAAACCATCAAAACCATTATCAGGAAATATGCGGCTGAAGCACATGAGTTCATTACTGACCTGAGTATGGAAATCAGTTTTGACACAGCATATCAAGGTTATGACCTTGGGGCTGACAACCACTTGTCCGGTTTATTAAAACCCATCTATGAGGAGCTTGGAGTGCCTTATTTTGTTGATGTGTTCAGGTCTCATTCTGATGGAAATCTCTTTCACCAGGCAGGGGTAAAGCCGGTTATCCTGGGGCCTGGCTCCCTTGAAACCGCCCATACTCCTGATGAGCATACCAGCCTGGCTGAAGTTGTGGGGGCATCCAGAATTTTCGCAGCTCTTTGTCTTGCTCTGGACCGAAATACTATAATAACTCCATCAATTGACTGA
- a CDS encoding protoglobin domain-containing protein: MNIPPPLERLLYFKEKLGIDDNDFSRLGLLSGIAQLEKEAFSSWLYDYFFEIPHTRAVLEHETYDDRLKRTWADWFSSLFDVRDQQKFVTRHWKSGLKHVQSGVDHRYVNMAYGLVRRYIGRMVLEHRDIEDSEGLLKIIDKVLDLCILIETDAFITSTTQCDHEVIKGIAHQVRNPLTVIGGNLMLLQKKTPGQDPRKKIYDTMLLEASRLERMVKNVVTYNEVFQREPEPVKCLVRAFLQDAIDLIAPQKLKGKVDIDLDESCPEVSADQNDFKAILFHLLQNAYEAVVDSKNPLIKINSHLNPSITGYLDIEIFNNGDLPRPDDIDQMFTPFFSTKSMGTGFGLPIVKLAARKNNGNFKISLVPDQGVLCVVTLPC; the protein is encoded by the coding sequence ATGAATATCCCTCCTCCACTGGAACGGCTGCTTTATTTCAAAGAAAAACTGGGAATCGATGATAATGATTTCAGCAGGCTCGGGCTTTTATCCGGGATTGCCCAGTTAGAAAAGGAAGCTTTTTCTAGCTGGCTTTACGACTATTTTTTTGAGATCCCTCACACCAGGGCGGTTCTGGAGCATGAAACCTATGACGACAGACTGAAAAGGACCTGGGCGGACTGGTTTTCATCTTTGTTTGATGTCCGGGACCAGCAGAAATTTGTCACCCGCCACTGGAAGAGCGGTCTTAAGCATGTCCAGTCCGGGGTGGACCACAGGTATGTGAACATGGCCTATGGCCTGGTGAGAAGGTATATTGGCAGAATGGTTCTCGAGCACCGGGATATTGAAGACAGCGAGGGCCTGTTAAAGATTATCGACAAAGTTCTTGATTTATGCATTCTGATAGAGACTGACGCCTTCATTACCTCGACAACTCAGTGCGATCATGAAGTAATAAAGGGAATAGCCCACCAGGTCAGAAATCCCTTGACCGTAATCGGTGGGAATCTCATGCTCCTGCAGAAAAAAACTCCAGGCCAGGATCCCAGAAAAAAAATATACGATACCATGCTCCTGGAGGCCTCAAGGTTGGAGCGGATGGTCAAAAATGTTGTGACCTACAATGAAGTCTTTCAAAGAGAGCCTGAACCTGTGAAGTGCCTGGTCAGGGCCTTTTTGCAGGATGCAATTGACCTGATTGCTCCGCAGAAGCTGAAGGGCAAGGTTGACATTGACTTAGATGAAAGTTGTCCAGAGGTAAGTGCTGACCAAAATGACTTCAAGGCCATCCTCTTTCATTTACTCCAAAATGCTTATGAAGCTGTTGTGGATTCGAAAAATCCGCTTATCAAGATCAATTCTCATCTGAATCCATCCATAACTGGCTACCTGGATATTGAAATCTTTAACAACGGCGACCTGCCCAGACCTGATGATATTGACCAGATGTTCACTCCCTTTTTTTCCACCAAATCCATGGGCACAGGCTTTGGTCTGCCCATTGTTAAGCTTGCAGCTAGAAAGAATAATGGTAATTTTAAAATCAGTCTTGTCCCGGACCAGGGAGTCCTGTGTGTTGTTACCCTGCCTTGTTGA
- a CDS encoding RrF2 family transcriptional regulator yields MKLSTTVRYGTRLMLDMAEQQGKGPIRIRTIASRQGISEKYLEKIVRLLRKAGLVDGLRGPGGGYVLSKAPDEITLADILEAVQGRIELCPCLGEPETCEKHLSCKTRKVWNDINQVIWTKLKKISLSDLRDSVCPGEDEMLDEPEFQI; encoded by the coding sequence ATGAAGTTATCCACAACGGTAAGATACGGTACAAGGCTGATGCTGGATATGGCTGAACAGCAGGGAAAGGGCCCCATACGCATCAGGACTATTGCCAGTCGTCAGGGTATATCGGAAAAATACCTGGAAAAGATAGTCCGTCTATTGAGAAAGGCGGGTCTTGTGGACGGTTTAAGAGGGCCGGGAGGCGGCTATGTGCTGTCCAAAGCACCTGACGAGATCACCCTGGCTGACATACTGGAAGCAGTCCAGGGGCGGATTGAACTTTGTCCATGTCTTGGCGAGCCTGAAACTTGTGAAAAGCATTTGAGTTGTAAGACCAGAAAGGTCTGGAATGATATCAATCAAGTAATCTGGACCAAGCTCAAAAAGATCAGCCTGTCCGACCTTAGAGACTCGGTTTGTCCTGGTGAAGATGAAATGCTGGACGAGCCGGAGTTTCAAATTTAG
- a CDS encoding DUF2318 domain-containing protein: MNKTDSKKRMVLEARSGSPFKGLFFVLAIILITGAGLFYYTSTQEEQTLSVDLEEVSPVDDTFIFDLELFADNTAKHYVYDDGNGLKIRFFVVKSPDGVVRTAFDACDLCWTADKGYVQDGEFMICRNCGMRFHSSLINVEQGGCNPAPLTREVVGSELHIQRKDVLEGARYFDFS; the protein is encoded by the coding sequence ATGAACAAAACTGACTCCAAGAAAAGAATGGTTCTGGAAGCCAGATCCGGCAGCCCGTTTAAAGGTCTTTTTTTTGTACTTGCCATCATCCTGATTACAGGAGCAGGCCTGTTTTACTATACATCAACCCAGGAAGAGCAGACATTATCCGTGGACCTAGAAGAGGTCAGCCCGGTGGACGATACATTTATTTTTGATCTCGAACTCTTTGCGGACAATACAGCTAAGCATTATGTATATGATGACGGGAACGGACTAAAGATCAGGTTTTTTGTTGTCAAGTCGCCCGACGGTGTTGTTAGAACTGCCTTTGATGCCTGCGACCTGTGCTGGACTGCTGATAAGGGCTATGTCCAGGATGGCGAGTTCATGATATGTCGCAACTGTGGGATGCGTTTTCACAGTTCTTTGATCAATGTTGAGCAGGGTGGCTGCAATCCAGCTCCTTTAACCAGGGAGGTGGTTGGCAGTGAGCTGCATATTCAGAGAAAAGATGTCCTGGAGGGGGCAAGATACTTTGATTTTTCCTGA
- a CDS encoding ABC transporter permease: MNLNRIALLNIRRRKVKAAFAFSGIFIAVATVITLLGLSGTAGHNMLHQLERYGANIVILPKSESLPLSYGGISLGGISFELNELSEEDLQRVHEIPFNQNIAALGPVVLGVAKVMGNQVLVAGVDFQSMRVLRPWWEITGGLPGNGQILAGSDASELLGIEPGELVSVNGKQFEVSGTLNRSGSQDDHILFTSLGTAQELFNKEGQVSMVEVAALCHGCPIEDMVIYISEALPDARVMAIQQVVMGRMEALDHFQRFAYGVSVLIILVAGLMVLVTMMGSVRERSSEIGIFRAIGYRQGHVMRIILLEVTVISLVAGLAAYPVGLLASRQLMPLFTLGQAEHVLHPGHLFDPLLLAVSLGLALVVGLCAGYYPARTAARLDPNQALRSL, translated from the coding sequence ATGAATTTAAACAGAATCGCTCTTTTGAATATCCGGCGCAGAAAGGTCAAGGCTGCTTTTGCCTTTTCCGGGATTTTCATAGCAGTGGCCACGGTCATAACCTTGCTCGGCCTCTCTGGAACGGCAGGGCATAATATGCTGCATCAGCTTGAAAGGTATGGAGCAAATATAGTCATTCTTCCCAAAAGTGAAAGCCTGCCTTTGAGTTATGGAGGTATTTCCCTGGGCGGAATTTCCTTTGAGCTGAACGAATTGAGTGAAGAAGATCTGCAAAGGGTGCATGAGATTCCATTTAACCAGAATATTGCAGCTCTGGGGCCAGTGGTTTTAGGGGTTGCCAAGGTAATGGGTAATCAGGTTCTTGTGGCCGGGGTGGACTTCCAGAGCATGAGGGTGCTTCGGCCCTGGTGGGAGATAACCGGTGGCCTTCCTGGAAACGGTCAGATCCTTGCTGGAAGCGATGCTTCTGAACTGCTGGGGATTGAACCTGGAGAGCTGGTTTCTGTTAATGGAAAACAGTTTGAAGTCTCAGGCACTTTAAACAGATCAGGCTCACAGGATGATCATATCCTGTTTACATCCCTTGGTACTGCCCAGGAACTCTTCAATAAGGAAGGTCAGGTTTCAATGGTCGAAGTGGCTGCACTCTGCCACGGGTGTCCCATTGAAGACATGGTCATATATATATCAGAGGCCTTGCCCGATGCCAGGGTTATGGCTATCCAGCAGGTGGTCATGGGGCGCATGGAGGCCCTGGACCACTTTCAGAGATTTGCATACGGGGTAAGTGTTCTGATCATTCTGGTGGCAGGCCTGATGGTGCTGGTGACCATGATGGGAAGCGTTCGGGAAAGATCATCAGAGATCGGGATATTCAGAGCCATAGGTTATCGTCAGGGCCATGTGATGAGAATCATTCTGCTGGAAGTCACAGTAATTTCCCTGGTGGCCGGACTTGCTGCCTATCCAGTGGGGCTCTTGGCTTCCAGACAGTTGATGCCCCTGTTTACCCTGGGCCAGGCTGAACACGTTCTTCATCCCGGACATTTATTTGATCCATTGCTACTGGCTGTGTCTTTGGGGCTGGCCCTTGTAGTTGGGCTCTGTGCTGGATATTATCCAGCCAGAACTGCGGCCAGGCTGGATCCCAACCAGGCGTTGCGTTCACTATAG
- a CDS encoding ABC transporter ATP-binding protein translates to MTFISTKNLIKKYAGDEDGFPAVNDVTMDIEQGEFVAVMGRSGSGKSTLLSVLGALNTPTSGLCTVDSIDIYALGHDQQADFRREYLGFVFQNFHLLPYLTALENVMVPLAVTRFSYGEKKDMAMKALAQVNLEKKARQLPSMMSGGEQERVAIARAVVNHPRIILADEPTGNLDSKTGQEVMELLSKLNQQGITVVMVTHSRENSSFAGRVLTMTDGKLSG, encoded by the coding sequence ATGACATTTATTTCTACAAAAAACCTGATCAAAAAATATGCAGGCGATGAAGACGGTTTCCCGGCTGTAAATGATGTGACCATGGATATCGAGCAAGGAGAATTTGTTGCAGTAATGGGCAGGTCGGGCTCAGGCAAGTCGACCCTTTTATCTGTTCTGGGAGCTCTTAACACTCCTACATCAGGGCTATGCACTGTTGACAGCATTGATATATACGCCCTTGGCCATGACCAGCAGGCAGATTTTAGAAGGGAGTACCTGGGATTTGTTTTTCAAAATTTCCATCTTCTTCCATATTTGACCGCCCTGGAAAATGTTATGGTCCCTTTGGCTGTAACCAGATTTTCTTATGGTGAGAAAAAAGATATGGCTATGAAAGCTCTGGCCCAGGTCAATCTCGAGAAAAAAGCCCGGCAATTGCCTTCAATGATGTCCGGGGGAGAACAGGAAAGGGTGGCCATAGCCAGGGCAGTGGTCAATCATCCCCGTATTATCCTGGCTGATGAACCAACCGGAAACCTGGACTCAAAGACCGGCCAGGAAGTTATGGAACTTCTAAGTAAGCTTAATCAGCAGGGAATAACCGTGGTCATGGTCACTCACAGCCGGGAGAATTCTTCCTTTGCCGGGAGGGTGCTGACCATGACCGACGGTAAGTTGTCAGGGTGA
- a CDS encoding ferredoxin, with amino-acid sequence MSRKVAIDVDECIGCGTCESICPEVFSLDEESGKSQIIKAEGGPQELIQEAIDSCPAQCISWLNQ; translated from the coding sequence GTGAGTCGCAAAGTTGCAATCGATGTGGATGAATGTATAGGATGTGGAACCTGCGAATCCATCTGTCCTGAAGTATTCAGCCTGGATGAAGAATCGGGCAAGTCACAGATCATCAAGGCAGAAGGTGGTCCGCAAGAGCTGATCCAAGAAGCCATTGATTCCTGTCCTGCCCAGTGCATTTCCTGGCTGAATCAATAA
- a CDS encoding cupin domain-containing protein, protein MKTMNILQEGTFSEKGMKKLLVHDSPYFRIINFNFKAGQELPIHSHELEGELSIQILEGEGEYLAKDRSIPAKTGDILICDIAEPHGVRAWTEMRVLVTIAPPL, encoded by the coding sequence ATGAAAACCATGAACATCCTCCAAGAGGGCACTTTCAGCGAAAAGGGCATGAAAAAGCTGCTGGTACACGACAGCCCTTATTTCAGAATTATCAACTTTAATTTCAAGGCAGGTCAGGAACTGCCAATCCATTCCCATGAACTGGAAGGAGAACTGAGCATTCAAATTCTTGAGGGCGAGGGAGAATACCTGGCCAAGGACAGATCCATTCCAGCCAAAACTGGAGACATTTTGATCTGCGATATTGCTGAACCTCATGGAGTCAGGGCCTGGACAGAAATGCGGGTCCTGGTGACCATTGCTCCTCCTCTTTAG
- a CDS encoding TSUP family transporter — MEYVLICFAALFASGLTLFSGFGLGTLLLPAFAIFFPVQAAVAMTAVVHLANNIFKLGIIGNKADLRAVLRFGLPALITSFAGAIMLIRLADLPPIVTYTLMDKEFSVYPVKLVIGVLMAFFAGLELMTPFKKMAFDPKFLPLGGLLSGFFGGLSGHQGAFRSAFLIKSGLGKEAFVGTGVVIAVVVDLSRITAYSGLIWSPEIRENLNLIIAASLAAFSGAIAGRMLLKKITLRSVQVLVSILLFFISAGLISGLI; from the coding sequence ATGGAATATGTTCTGATATGCTTTGCTGCTTTATTTGCATCCGGCCTGACTCTTTTTTCTGGATTCGGACTGGGAACGCTTTTGCTTCCAGCATTTGCCATTTTTTTTCCTGTGCAGGCTGCAGTTGCCATGACCGCAGTAGTTCATCTGGCCAACAACATCTTCAAGCTAGGCATCATTGGAAACAAAGCAGATTTAAGGGCAGTACTCAGATTCGGACTTCCAGCCCTCATAACCAGCTTTGCCGGGGCCATCATGCTAATAAGGCTTGCAGACCTTCCACCCATTGTCACTTATACCCTGATGGACAAAGAATTCAGTGTTTATCCGGTCAAACTGGTTATTGGAGTCCTCATGGCCTTTTTTGCCGGTCTTGAACTAATGACTCCTTTTAAAAAAATGGCTTTTGATCCAAAATTTCTCCCTCTGGGAGGACTTTTAAGCGGATTCTTTGGAGGCTTGTCCGGACATCAGGGCGCTTTTCGCAGTGCTTTTCTGATCAAGTCCGGTCTTGGCAAGGAAGCGTTTGTTGGAACCGGGGTGGTTATTGCCGTTGTGGTGGATCTGTCCAGGATAACAGCTTATTCCGGGTTGATCTGGAGTCCTGAAATCAGGGAAAATTTGAACCTGATCATTGCTGCCTCCCTGGCAGCCTTCAGCGGTGCAATTGCGGGAAGGATGCTCTTGAAAAAAATCACCCTGAGATCAGTCCAGGTCTTAGTCAGCATCCTGCTTTTTTTCATATCAGCTGGCCTGATCTCGGGGCTGATATAG